A section of the Rhizobium sp. Pop5 genome encodes:
- a CDS encoding FAD-binding oxidoreductase — MDNLNLTTLQRGQTMVNDAAMDAFAAGFRGSLLTNKDMDYDEARAIWNAMIDRRPGLIARCAGAADVVRAVRFARDNNLLVSVRGGGHGIAGNAVCEGGVVIDLSSMKSVRVDLDTRRARIEPGATLGDVDKETLAFGLVLPTGINSTTGIAGLTLGGGFGWLTRKFGLTLDNLISVDVVTADGELVKASETEKPDLFWALRGGGGNFGVVTSFEFQLNPLHPEVFAGLVVHPFADAEKVLREYRQALETAPDELTCWVVMRQAPPLPFLPAEWHGKEIVVLAMCYCGDMAAGEKAAARLRGIGKPIADIVGPMPFAGWQQAFDPLLTPGARNYWKSQDFASLSDAAIELLLSAVRKLPGPECEIFVGHVGGAAGRIPTEATAFPQRSSHFVMNVHARWRETGMDANCIGWARELFEATKPHAVGTAYINFMPEDETDRVEMAYGANYAHLAEIKLRYDPNNLFRMNQNVKPTAAVRAA; from the coding sequence ATGGACAATTTGAACCTCACGACCCTGCAACGGGGTCAGACGATGGTCAATGACGCGGCCATGGATGCGTTTGCCGCCGGATTTCGTGGCAGTCTCCTGACCAACAAAGATATGGACTACGATGAGGCACGGGCGATCTGGAATGCGATGATCGATCGCCGGCCGGGCCTGATTGCGCGCTGCGCAGGGGCGGCCGATGTCGTGCGCGCGGTTCGTTTTGCGCGCGACAACAATCTGCTCGTTTCGGTGCGCGGCGGCGGGCACGGCATTGCCGGCAACGCCGTCTGCGAGGGCGGCGTCGTCATCGATCTGTCGTCGATGAAATCGGTGCGGGTGGATCTCGATACGCGCCGCGCCAGGATCGAGCCGGGCGCTACACTCGGTGACGTCGACAAAGAAACGCTGGCTTTCGGCCTGGTGCTGCCGACTGGCATCAATTCCACGACCGGCATTGCCGGCCTGACGCTCGGTGGTGGTTTCGGCTGGCTGACCCGCAAATTCGGGCTGACGCTCGACAATCTGATTTCGGTGGATGTGGTGACGGCGGACGGCGAGCTGGTCAAGGCGAGCGAGACGGAGAAACCGGACCTCTTTTGGGCGCTGCGCGGCGGCGGCGGCAACTTCGGCGTTGTCACTTCTTTCGAATTTCAGCTCAACCCGCTCCATCCCGAGGTTTTCGCCGGCCTGGTCGTGCATCCTTTCGCCGATGCGGAAAAGGTGCTCAGGGAATATCGGCAGGCGCTGGAGACCGCACCCGACGAGCTGACCTGCTGGGTGGTGATGCGCCAGGCGCCACCCCTGCCGTTCCTGCCGGCCGAATGGCACGGCAAGGAAATCGTCGTGCTCGCCATGTGCTACTGCGGAGACATGGCAGCAGGAGAAAAGGCGGCGGCGAGATTGCGTGGGATCGGAAAGCCGATCGCCGACATCGTCGGTCCGATGCCGTTTGCCGGCTGGCAGCAGGCATTTGACCCGCTTCTGACGCCGGGGGCGCGCAATTACTGGAAGAGCCAGGATTTCGCCTCACTTTCCGATGCGGCGATCGAGCTTCTGCTTTCGGCCGTTCGCAAACTGCCGGGACCCGAATGCGAGATATTCGTCGGCCATGTCGGCGGGGCCGCCGGCCGTATTCCCACAGAAGCCACCGCATTTCCGCAGCGTAGCTCGCATTTCGTCATGAACGTGCATGCGCGCTGGCGGGAGACCGGGATGGACGCAAACTGCATCGGCTGGGCGCGCGAACTCTTCGAGGCAACCAAGCCGCATGCTGTGGGAACCGCCTATATCAACTTCATGCCTGAGGACGAAACCGATCGCGTGGAAATGGCTTACGGCGCCAATTACGCCCATCTTGCCGAAATCAAGCTGCGTTACGATCCGAACAACCTGTTCCGGATGAACCAGAACGTGAAACCGACGGCGGCCGTGCGGGCTGCGTGA
- a CDS encoding LysR family transcriptional regulator → MTDLLNLQTLIAAATSGSFAGAAKRLGISPAMVGRRIQALEQEYGVKLIERTTRTQRLTEIGSRFLVKANRIIDELEELNDISRPDAEALSGRLRVSAPTTLGIKRLAPVMAVLAERHPALSVELNLSDRNVDLVAEGYDLAIRIGELKPSSLIARRVGSYHFVCCASPAYLQRFAAPERPDDLRLGRCILNLNLVPRDEWPFETEDGESFTVAVHGNMEIDNGEALRTAALAGAGIIYIPVDLVAEDIADGRLVEVLSNWRKLVLPIHAVHPSRRFVPGRIGAVIDAVARGLRG, encoded by the coding sequence ATGACTGATCTTTTGAACCTGCAGACCCTCATTGCCGCCGCGACATCGGGAAGCTTTGCCGGAGCGGCGAAGCGGCTTGGCATTTCGCCTGCGATGGTTGGCCGACGCATCCAGGCGCTGGAGCAGGAGTACGGAGTCAAGCTGATCGAACGCACCACGCGCACGCAGCGGCTGACCGAGATCGGGTCTCGTTTCCTCGTCAAAGCAAACAGGATCATCGACGAGCTGGAGGAGCTCAACGATATTTCCCGCCCTGATGCCGAGGCATTGTCTGGACGCCTGCGTGTCAGCGCTCCGACGACACTGGGGATCAAGCGGCTCGCGCCTGTTATGGCTGTGCTCGCGGAGCGGCATCCGGCACTTTCCGTCGAGCTGAACCTCAGTGACCGTAACGTCGATCTCGTGGCCGAGGGTTACGATCTGGCGATCAGGATCGGGGAATTGAAGCCATCTTCCCTGATTGCGCGCCGGGTCGGCAGCTATCACTTCGTCTGCTGCGCCTCTCCGGCCTATCTTCAACGATTTGCTGCGCCAGAGCGGCCTGATGATCTTCGCCTCGGCCGCTGTATCCTCAATCTCAATCTCGTTCCGCGCGACGAATGGCCATTCGAGACGGAGGACGGGGAGAGTTTCACGGTCGCGGTCCACGGCAACATGGAGATCGATAACGGTGAGGCACTTAGGACGGCAGCGCTCGCCGGCGCAGGCATCATCTACATCCCCGTCGATCTCGTTGCAGAAGACATAGCCGATGGAAGACTTGTCGAGGTTCTCTCCAACTGGCGGAAACTGGTGCTGCCGATCCACGCCGTTCATCCATCGCGTCGGTTCGTTCCGGGGCGGATCGGCGCGGTCATCGATGCTGTCGCGCGCGGACTGCGGGGTTAG
- a CDS encoding NADPH-dependent F420 reductase gives MKTAIIGIGNMGKGLAARLAGKTDLVIAGRNDTAARSLAESLGVESAPIAEAIAAAEVVVLAVPYASALEIAALPSLAGKIVVDISNPLKPDFSGLLFSNETSAAEKIQKAAAGAKVVKAFNTIFAELFNAPRDATAKVPVFVAGNDEDAVEKVSRLVVDSGFAVEKSGGLDAATLLEPLGMLNIRLGYGLGRGTAIAPAWVNIAA, from the coding sequence ATGAAAACAGCAATCATCGGCATCGGAAACATGGGCAAGGGTCTGGCCGCACGTCTTGCCGGCAAGACTGATCTCGTTATCGCCGGCCGCAACGATACGGCCGCGCGCAGCCTTGCCGAAAGCCTCGGCGTCGAGAGCGCCCCCATTGCCGAGGCGATCGCCGCCGCCGAGGTCGTCGTCCTTGCCGTTCCCTATGCGAGCGCCCTTGAAATTGCCGCTTTGCCGTCACTCGCAGGCAAGATCGTCGTCGATATCAGCAATCCATTGAAACCTGATTTCTCCGGCCTGCTCTTCAGCAACGAGACTTCCGCCGCCGAAAAAATCCAGAAGGCTGCCGCCGGCGCCAAGGTCGTCAAGGCCTTCAACACCATCTTCGCCGAACTCTTCAACGCGCCCCGTGACGCCACGGCGAAAGTGCCGGTATTCGTCGCCGGAAATGATGAAGACGCGGTGGAAAAGGTTTCCCGTCTGGTCGTCGATTCCGGATTTGCCGTCGAAAAGTCCGGCGGCCTTGACGCTGCGACACTTCTGGAACCGCTCGGCATGCTCAACATCCGGCTCGGCTACGGCCTCGGCCGCGGAACCGCCATCGCCCCCGCCTGGGTCAACATCGCCGCCTGA
- a CDS encoding NADP-dependent malic enzyme: MDHQDKSKTDKNLPSGDLDEQALFFHRYPRPGKLEIQATKPLGNQRDLALAYSPGVAAPCLAIRDNPEMAAEYTSRANLVAVISNGTAVLGLGNIGPLASKPVMEGKAVLFKKFAGIDVFDIEIDAASVDQMVSTVSSLEPTFGGINLEDIKAPECFEVERRLREKMKIPVFHDDQHGTAIIVAAAILNGLELAGKKIENVKIVASGAGAAALACLNLLVTLGAKRENIWVHDLEGLVYEGRTELMDEWKSVYAQKSDTRTLAENIGGADVFLGLSAAGVLKPELLAQMADKPLIMALANPTPEIMPDLARAARPDAMICTGRSDFANQVNNVLCFPYIFRGALDCGAETINEEMKMAAVRAIAALAREEPSDVAARAYSGETPVFGPDYLIPSPFDPRLILRIAPAVAKAAEQSGVARRPIQDFDAYLDQLNRFVFRSGFIMKPIFTAAKTAERKRVIFSEGEDERVLRAAQVLIEEGIAEPIIIGRPQVIETRLKRYGLRIRPLQDFEVINPEDDPRFREYVDLYFSLVGRRGVIPEAARTIVRTNTTVIGALALRRGEADALICGLEGRYEKHLRDVRQIIGKRKDVRDFSALSLMISQRGATFFTDTYVTFNPTAEEIAESTVLAAEEIRRFGITPRAALVSHSNFGSRRSESATKMRNALQLVRETAPDLEVDGEMHGESAITEALRKRVMPHTTLHDEANLLVFPNLDAANITLGVVKSMTDGLHVGPILLGAAMPAHILAPSVTSRGVVNMAALAVVEASQPA, translated from the coding sequence ATGGATCACCAGGATAAATCCAAGACGGACAAGAACCTGCCAAGCGGCGATCTCGACGAGCAGGCGCTCTTTTTCCACCGCTACCCCCGCCCCGGCAAACTCGAGATCCAGGCGACCAAGCCGCTCGGCAACCAGCGCGATCTGGCGCTCGCCTATTCGCCGGGTGTCGCCGCCCCCTGCCTTGCCATCAGGGACAACCCTGAAATGGCGGCCGAATATACCTCGCGCGCCAATCTCGTCGCCGTCATTTCCAACGGCACCGCCGTCCTCGGCCTCGGCAATATCGGACCGCTCGCTTCCAAGCCGGTCATGGAGGGCAAGGCCGTGCTCTTCAAGAAATTCGCCGGCATCGACGTCTTCGACATCGAGATCGATGCGGCGAGCGTCGACCAGATGGTCTCCACCGTTTCCTCGCTGGAGCCGACCTTCGGCGGCATCAATCTGGAAGACATCAAGGCGCCGGAATGTTTCGAGGTCGAGCGTCGCCTGCGCGAGAAGATGAAGATCCCGGTCTTCCACGACGACCAGCACGGCACCGCGATCATCGTCGCCGCCGCGATCCTGAACGGGCTGGAACTCGCTGGGAAGAAGATCGAGAACGTCAAGATCGTCGCCTCCGGCGCCGGTGCCGCCGCCCTTGCCTGCCTCAACCTGCTTGTTACCCTCGGGGCGAAGCGCGAAAACATCTGGGTCCACGATCTCGAAGGCCTCGTCTATGAGGGCCGCACCGAGCTGATGGACGAGTGGAAGTCCGTCTACGCCCAGAAGAGCGACACCCGCACGCTCGCCGAAAACATCGGCGGCGCCGATGTCTTCCTCGGCCTCTCGGCCGCCGGCGTGCTGAAGCCGGAGCTCTTGGCGCAGATGGCCGACAAGCCGCTGATCATGGCGCTCGCCAATCCGACGCCCGAGATCATGCCGGATCTCGCCCGCGCCGCCCGCCCCGATGCGATGATCTGCACCGGCCGCTCGGATTTCGCCAACCAGGTCAACAACGTCCTCTGCTTCCCCTATATTTTCCGCGGCGCGCTCGATTGCGGCGCCGAGACGATCAACGAGGAAATGAAGATGGCGGCCGTGCGCGCCATCGCGGCGCTCGCCCGCGAGGAGCCGTCCGATGTAGCCGCCCGGGCCTATTCCGGCGAGACCCCGGTCTTCGGCCCCGATTACCTGATCCCCTCGCCCTTCGATCCGCGCCTCATCCTGCGCATCGCGCCTGCTGTCGCCAAGGCCGCCGAACAGAGCGGCGTGGCGCGCCGCCCGATCCAGGATTTCGACGCCTATCTCGACCAGCTGAACCGCTTCGTCTTCCGCTCCGGCTTCATCATGAAGCCGATCTTCACGGCGGCAAAGACGGCAGAGCGCAAGCGCGTCATCTTCTCGGAAGGCGAAGACGAGCGCGTGCTCCGCGCCGCCCAGGTTTTGATCGAGGAAGGCATCGCCGAGCCGATCATCATCGGCCGTCCTCAGGTCATCGAAACGCGTCTCAAGCGCTACGGCCTGCGCATCCGCCCGCTGCAGGATTTCGAGGTGATCAATCCGGAAGACGATCCGCGCTTCCGCGAATATGTCGATCTCTATTTCTCGCTCGTCGGCCGGCGCGGCGTCATCCCGGAAGCCGCCCGCACCATCGTGCGCACCAACACGACGGTCATCGGCGCGCTGGCACTCAGGCGCGGCGAAGCTGACGCGCTGATCTGCGGCCTCGAAGGCCGCTACGAGAAGCACTTGCGCGATGTCCGTCAGATCATCGGCAAGCGCAAGGACGTCCGCGATTTCTCCGCGCTCAGCCTGATGATCTCGCAGCGCGGCGCCACTTTCTTCACCGACACCTACGTCACCTTCAATCCGACCGCCGAAGAAATCGCCGAGTCGACGGTGCTTGCGGCCGAGGAAATCCGCCGCTTCGGCATCACGCCGCGCGCCGCGCTGGTTTCGCATTCAAACTTCGGTTCGCGCAGATCCGAGAGCGCCACGAAGATGCGCAACGCCCTGCAGCTCGTGCGCGAGACCGCCCCCGACCTCGAAGTCGACGGCGAAATGCACGGCGAAAGCGCCATCACCGAAGCGCTGCGCAAGCGCGTCATGCCGCACACGACGCTGCACGACGAGGCGAACCTCTTGGTCTTCCCGAATCTCGACGCCGCAAACATCACGCTCGGCGTGGTCAAGTCGATGACCGATGGCCTGCATGTCGGCCCGATCCTGCTCGGCGCCGCCATGCCCGCCCACATTCTCGCGCCCTCGGTCACCTCCCGCGGCGTGGTCAACATGGCGGCGCTCGCCGTCGTCGAGGCATCGCAGCCGGCGTGA
- a CDS encoding ribonuclease H, whose amino-acid sequence MAGISNELGSPATTAGIPEAQHGLHVFVDGCYDPGSGHGGWAFVAYRDAAEIASSFGGVCDSANNSMELTAVLRAVMWINSEATGEAATIWSDSIYAVKGCNDRRHIWKNNGWKKSSPNGNARSRTIANAELWKAVDLQLSRNDLVTIAWCKGHSGIAGNERADELADGGRLSVRGV is encoded by the coding sequence ATGGCAGGTATTTCCAACGAGCTAGGCTCCCCCGCAACGACAGCCGGAATACCGGAAGCCCAACACGGTCTCCATGTCTTCGTGGACGGTTGTTATGACCCCGGTTCCGGGCACGGAGGCTGGGCCTTTGTTGCCTATCGCGATGCTGCGGAAATTGCGTCCAGCTTCGGCGGCGTGTGTGATTCCGCCAATAATTCGATGGAATTGACCGCCGTCTTGAGGGCCGTCATGTGGATCAACAGCGAAGCAACGGGCGAAGCCGCGACCATCTGGTCGGATTCCATCTATGCCGTCAAAGGCTGCAACGACAGGCGGCATATTTGGAAGAACAACGGCTGGAAGAAAAGCAGTCCGAATGGGAACGCCCGAAGCCGGACGATCGCCAATGCGGAACTCTGGAAAGCGGTCGATCTTCAACTATCCCGGAACGACCTCGTGACCATCGCCTGGTGCAAGGGCCATTCCGGCATTGCCGGCAACGAACGCGCGGACGAACTTGCGGATGGAGGACGGCTGTCGGTACGGGGTGTGTGA